CCTGCACTTCTCACTGGTCGCTTACAGATAAGAATCATGTATGTATGTTGGATATTATCGCATGCcattccatgttttgttttttttgatgaagatgtgtttattactttattaaatGATGCATTTTTCTGAAATAAGGCGTGGACTCTTTCATCTGTTATTGTGAATGACATTGATGGGTGCAGTTTCTCTATTTTCTTATTCAACACTAGACACAACATCTGTCAATAAAAAAGGCAttattatggcaaaaatgagcCTTCATAGTCTATGTTGCACCTATAGAGGAAAAATACTGTATAGTAAGAGTCAATGTcaacacagccaatgagaaatgaagacaaacacaagcacaaataATTTTCAATAATCTGGTCAGGCCCGTTCCAGCCCAGTTTCTTTTCCGGCTATAAATAAATCTTGCATTTTCAGCGTGCTTTCATAATGGGGGGAAAAGGTAATTCGAGGTCAATCACACCAACAGCAAATTCTGATTGTATTTCATACATTGTCCAGAAGGTGGCAGAACAAAGCACACAAATCACTTCATCTGCAACAGGTCCAGTGTTGGGGAATTTATTATGATAAGAAACGTATGTACTGAATAGGTTTTCATTCATTAGCAGAggataaaagtcacatttgttgcaGAGGGAATAACACTAGAGGGCAATAAGAATCCAGCCTTTCCTTCACATCATGAAGAGGGCTCCACTGCTTCATTATCACCTgatgaagaaagaagaagaaagggcaTAAGTGGCAGGTATAAACTGTTATCACCCATgagaagagtttttttttttttttttttaagtgacaCCTACTGAATCAAAATTACTGACAGACAATACTAGAACAAAGCATGTTTTGCTGATTGGCTTGGATTGTACCATTTCGGTCAAATGGCTGGTTATTTGCTGTCCCTTGGTGTGGATCTATGCCCAGCTTCTGGCGCACAGACTCCAGAGTCTGAGAGGGGATCTGGTCTGAGATGGACTCCAGGTACTTCAGCACATAGTGGTCAGCATCGGTCAGCACAAAGCGGTGGCTGAAAACTAAAGGAGGGGAAGATGGGTTAAACTGGAAACTTTTTGTGATTCTCTACTGATCCCCTATGGGCGAATTCTATGGAGCACATATTCCTGTGGGAAACCCAGGCACTATAACACACTAGACTCTCACCCTCCACAGTGGCTCCAATAGCGAAGTCAGCGGGTGAGTAGAACTCAGGATGTTCCACAGTAGAGCCCGGCTTGGGGATGCGTGTCTTTTCCAGGAACTTGCCACCGAGGATCCCAGAGTTACGGGTGGGCTTTTCAAAAATACTGATCATGTCGTCGGACAGGAAGTAGGAGAGCATGAAACGGCGGCCCTCGTCCTGGGGATTCTGGGAGTCCTGGGATATCAGCAAGAGGGGACAGGTTTAAGCAAGGTGGGGAGTTAGCAGTGGCCACAAGCCAAATGCTTGTAAATATCTGTGGCTCTTCTATTCTGAAACTTATAATTGACTGGTACAACTCAGTGATTCAAATAGACAGCTGAAACACATGTTGTCTCACCAGCTTGGCAGCGTAGCGCAACACTTTCTGGTCATTCTCCAGCATCTTGATCATGTTCTTCTTGGGAGGCTCAGGGACTAGAGACAAGCAGTTTTGGAGAGAGTCTTCCAGAGAACCGAAACCATTGTAGGGAGGAACCTCCTGTACGGATGGAGTCCATGGAGAGGAGAAGGTAATGGAGATGATGgcaaggaagaaaaggagaggattAGTTATCACACCACAAAGCCACATACCCTCAGATAATACAGATTATAATAGCCCTCTAAGGCAGTGGCTGTCAGTAGATTTTTCCATTAGGAAATTTGAACTCATCTGTGCCTAAAGTCCAAAACATTTAGTCTTGTGTTCTtctcagaaaaagaaaaaatgggtacaatgtttttttctgagggtGTAGTTCATGTTTTCTCACCTTCTTCCGGTCCCGAAACGTGTCAGCCTTCTTTGGCCCCTCCCTGGGCTTCATCTCCACCTCTGGGTGGTTCTTCTGGAAGTAGCTTTTGGTGAAGCCATCGCAGTCATACAGCAGGAAGCGACGGCCCATCAGCTTCACCGCCTCGCCCACCTGGAAGTCCTTGGGGGAATAATATTCATCCACTTCCTGCGACGAGACCTCCAGCACGCAGCTAGGGAAGGGCCCTGCAGAGAGGGGACAAAGGGAACCACTGAGTCTATTATACTGTTATGACAGCAGCTGTTTCAAGAAGAAGTGCCGTCTCATCCTGATGTCATATTTTTAAGACACAAAGTAGGATGGATGGCACCATAAGATCATTGTATAGAGCTGAAAGTAGGAGGTAAAAATTGCCCATATATCATAATacaaatatccaaataagaacTACTCTATAAACTGCAACACTACTGCAATTTTACATTACTGGATGTGTAAAGGCAAGTAATGAAGCATCCATCACACTATACTTCCACTTTATCCAGGTTTTACTAAATTGCACTGTATTTGACTGCATTGACAGTAAATATAGTTAAAAGTGACGCAGTGTTGTGTCTCACCGGAGGCCTGCTTGATTTTCTTGGGCAGCCTCTGTCTGCGCATCAGGACAGGGAAGGGGTCTCGGCCGCTGTTGGCTTCATGGACCTCTCTGATCTCCACCGTGTCGTCCACCAGGTAATACTGGATGGTTACAGGCCTGGTGTCCCCGTACAGAGAGTCAGCGTTGTCCCACAGCGCAAAGAAACGCAGCACCTAATGGAGAAGGGGGTTAAATATGACTGGTATGCCAGTTTTCTCAAGGTAGAAACCCTGATCGAGAATTGAGCAGGGTCAAGGCTATAAAATGATAACTTTGTATCTTCAAAAACTTTTCAGGAGTTTAGAACAACAGCCTTATTTTTAggttgaccaccatgcatttttgagatTTTATCATggtttttgaaagggtttcaagGGCCTTAGGGTCATGAAATTGGCTCTACCTATAAAGGACAAAAGCTTCAGTTCAAGTagaaacataaaaatcaccaaaattggagttacaagatTTTTCCACAACAGTAGCAATATAACAGCTATCCAGTTAGGTTATGATGTTGCTGCCATAGGTACACAATTGCCATCTGGGTACTTGCAGGGTAAAATTCAAAAAGTGGCCGCAATGTTACCGGTCTCTCTTAATTCTTATTAGCATTACAAAGCTATTTTATTCTTAGCATTGCAGACTGTTAACAGTGGAGACaaccacattttcaaaagccGACAACTAGCATCACAACAGTTATACCAATCAGAAAAATCTACATTAATCTATATATGTTTGGATAGGAGACGATTGTGTACCCCTGCGTCTCTATCTATCCAGACTAGGGTTCATAATGGCTACCTAGTTAGTTTGGAATTGAGGGAATTTCCTTTACCTTGCGGTCCATGGTGAGGAACTGGTGTAGGTCATCGAAGTCAGTGGGCGTGATGTAGGACGGCTGAGGTTTGTTGCGATGTGTGATGTAAGGGTCCACAGCCATTGGCTCCGGTTCATTAACAATCATGCCTTCACTTTCCATGAAGTCCTGTATacggtgaaagaaagagagagacagacagagagtttcATGTttacaacatcaacatcaaagGTCAATAAGAACAGCTGACCTCCAACTCACAAGTGCATATCCAAATAACTGAAAGAGACAAGGATAACAAAAGGAgccagacacagagagagagagagtgtttacctgtgtgtatgtgtcgcAGTGTGTGAGGCGGTACTTGACCCCGTACACCtccaggtccatgcccaggTTGAGGTCTTTCCAGTGGAAGTGCTCCCCGCGCTCGTTCTTGGGCAGACGCTGGCGTTTGATCAGCGTGCCCTGCGGTATCCCAGAGTTCTCCACCACGGGCTCGATGACGCACATGCTGTCATCCTCCAGGAAGTAGTGAACGACCACGGGACGCACGCGGTACTCCTCGTCGGGGGAATACAGGATGTCCTCTTTGAAGTACGCATAGAAACGCAGCACCTACAAGACCGGAGAGTGGTAGAAAGGATAGACAAAACACGGACGGATGCATCTTTGGAAATAGTAAAGAAATAGGATTAATAAGTGCATTTCTAGGTTTGGTATATACCTTCTTGTCATAGGCCACATGAGCAGGGATGAGGTCTAGGGCTTTGCTGTGGCCGGAGGAGGCATAGGTGACGTGTGCTGTCTGAGTGGACAAGTCACTGATCTCCTGCTGGGTCAGCTGCTCTGACAGGAGAGGAGTCTGTCCGATGCCCACAGTGGGCCGACGGGGCAGAGCGTAGCCATTCCTATAGGCCAGTGTCTGGGGCCGATGGAAGGCTGACTTCTGTAcagaaacatcaaacatcaTTGAGGAGGGAATAAACAAAATGCATGCTTACTAGtatgttaaaatgaaatgataTGACAAGAAGCTCTGCTCATCATTTGCAACACTATTACTACTGATAGATGATAGATATGTTTATGAtagatatgtttcaaaataaacaaaaaatggcCCAAAAATGTCTTTGTAAGTGTAGattacattcattcaaaatatagTATTTTGGACATTAGAAACACATCTTCTATGTGCTGttgacaacatactgtatatttgcaaGAATATCCAAATATATTTTGGCCAGGAAAATGTATGTCAAATGCATGTCATCTACTACAAATACATTTATGTGGTCAAACATATCtctaaacatgtttttttctctttgtgtatTGGGTTATCTTATCAGATCAGATTGCCACGTTTAATAATTAATTGACGCCTATACACAAATCCCAATACATTTGACGTTTTTATACTGTAGGCCACGTTAATAAGTTACTCTGATATTCTGTCTCTGTTACAACAGTTAGTTAATTAACATAAAGATTAATGAGTTGCCACTATGATTTACTATAATACTGTAGTAAGTAGATCATGGTGAACACCGACAGGGCATTGACAAATTTGTGACCCAATTAACGTTAAGCCACATTAAGCAGGAATGGACACAGTCAAGATAACAGAATGAGAATGCAACTAACAACTAACGTCCTAGCTAGTTAACGTAACTAACTTcgacttaacgttagctaacggtCAGCTAAAGTTAGTCCACGGTAGAACTTCAGAAGACATTCACAGAGTTTAACGTTACATTCTTACCGTTACATCTCGGAAAGTGTATCCAGGTAAAAATGGCAAACCATGGCCAGTATTTATGGACATTGTTAGTCTTGTAGTATTTATTTCCAGTCTTCAGAAGATATTAAATAGGACTCTCTACTGCATTTTGTAGACGGTCTAGCTCGCTAGCCACAGGCTACCAGTGGTTAGTTTGTGGTATCCATGGAAACTAGAATGGCAACAATTTCCTtagaaaaagcaaacaaataggCCAATTACTATAAAGTAGCCTAGGTGAAATTCAGAATGAAGAAATCAGGAAATAAAGTAACTATCTGGATTAGAAATACAAGATGTATTGAACTCTTTAACACTGactattaaaaatatatattacatttGTTTATCCAATACAATAAATTCCTCGCCTAAATAAATCAGCACCTCTGGCGAACAGCTTACTaattaacaaaacaaagacTCATGCCTGCAATTTATCTGGCATGGCTTCCAATAATTTTGCTATGATTAGGtaatttttattcatttcagatCATGTAATTTATACAAAGTGAAGTACCCAATTTTTACCACCAGAGGGCGAGCAATGCTTATATTTTCCCTAAAGCAAAATCACTAGGCTGTAATATCCCTATAGGACTTATAgggtgtctgtggtgctcataGGTGAGTTTATAAAGACTTCATTGTACTCTCtggtatgtttttctttttcatttcatgtggtatcactataatatttctattaTATTCctactgtgatatttgtataatatcCTAAAATTAATTATGGGAACCACAGTTCCTTTTCTTGAGGGCTAACACAAGCATCATGCATATTTGaggaaacaataaatgaaaactttcTTTTCAAAAGGAAATGCAAAAGATTAAGTAGACATCTTATTTTTCAACACAGTTTATTCCAAGCACAGGAGTCATATTTTGGTCTCACTTTACCAGCTATTGGCACATTTTAGTCCCATTCAAATTGAAACACAAAAACTGTCTTAGTAAAAACCATACAAAGTGGCAGTCTTAATGTGGATGACCCTAATATGTCCTGTGTACTCTCAATTCAACTCTCTCAAGTCAGGAAAATACCAAGCTTTTTATGAAAACTAGAATTTTTCTATAGTTGAATCCAGTGCAACGCAAACAGAACTGGATTGACAATAGCTTATATTATTCAATTGGCAACATGATTTAAGAGACTCAGGTTGCATGTCCACTGGGAACCTCTTTTCACAGCACTGGCTCCTTCTACAGATGCTAGTGCTGAACAGATGCTTATGGGAAGTGCTGGTCATCAGCACTTCCCATAAGCATCTGTTCAGCACTAGCATCTTTAAAAGAGGGGATCAGTGGACACAGGAACTATGGTTGTAGTTCCCTACGGTTGAAGTCCCATGGTTTTCTATGAGGGAACCATAACTAGTATCGAGGATCACAGTAATCCTTTGTAGCTGATACAAAACTGGCATGATCTGATTATGTACATTATCCATCTGGTGAGATAGCAAGTGCAATGTTTGACAGAGACATTCACCATTTCCATTCAGAGTGTACATATGCCCATTTAACAAAGCAACAATAATAGAGAAAGGGAATACACAGAAAGATCAGATCAGCTTGGGATCGATGGATCATCTGACCAGTTAGTAAGCGATAAACCAACTGCATTCTTGACGCCAATGACTTCTTGATAGCTAGGCAAGGCACTGCACT
This genomic stretch from Centroberyx gerrardi isolate f3 chromosome 18, fCenGer3.hap1.cur.20231027, whole genome shotgun sequence harbors:
- the efhc1 gene encoding EF-hand domain-containing protein 1; the encoded protein is MSINTGHGLPFLPGYTFRDVTKSAFHRPQTLAYRNGYALPRRPTVGIGQTPLLSEQLTQQEISDLSTQTAHVTYASSGHSKALDLIPAHVAYDKKVLRFYAYFKEDILYSPDEEYRVRPVVVHYFLEDDSMCVIEPVVENSGIPQGTLIKRQRLPKNERGEHFHWKDLNLGMDLEVYGVKYRLTHCDTYTQDFMESEGMIVNEPEPMAVDPYITHRNKPQPSYITPTDFDDLHQFLTMDRKVLRFFALWDNADSLYGDTRPVTIQYYLVDDTVEIREVHEANSGRDPFPVLMRRQRLPKKIKQASGPFPSCVLEVSSQEVDEYYSPKDFQVGEAVKLMGRRFLLYDCDGFTKSYFQKNHPEVEMKPREGPKKADTFRDRKKEVPPYNGFGSLEDSLQNCLSLVPEPPKKNMIKMLENDQKVLRYAAKLDSQNPQDEGRRFMLSYFLSDDMISIFEKPTRNSGILGGKFLEKTRIPKPGSTVEHPEFYSPADFAIGATVEVFSHRFVLTDADHYVLKYLESISDQIPSQTLESVRQKLGIDPHQGTANNQPFDRNGDNEAVEPSS